Proteins encoded within one genomic window of Anopheles gambiae chromosome 3, idAnoGambNW_F1_1, whole genome shotgun sequence:
- the LOC1271171 gene encoding uncharacterized protein LOC1271171, translated as MSRVPVSSSYSRPRSGLADAAVDNVRPESLASLGSLAPSLSQYALGNGAGTVGAVAGGESSMARGAVDGFTATPVGQLGVTAFTEGIYTEGGHINPAFSEAMTNSAGQMMTELVGEETMDKMERMEQKMARAVDKITDVEVSAGELAMVAGVMDYLPEGEEEPAVPEDVPDAGETPDLFTTPLEEPVEADVTVPDMQELNVGELGRMGEPTEEYIPQMEDAGDADADGCCCCCCCGEDGGDDLCGCDDLCDCGCGSCCGCGGLLGCGDCGDCFGCGDCIGCADCADCCSFDCSIM; from the exons ATGTCGCGTGTGCCAGTCAGTAGCTCCTATTCCCGTCCAAGATCGGGACTGGCCGATGCTGCGGTTGACAACGTACGGCCGGAATCGCTCGCAAGCTTAGGTTCGCTGGCCCCGTCTCTCAGCCAATACGCGCTGGGAAATGGTGCTGGAACCGTCGGTGCAGTGGCCGGTGGAGAATCATCGATGGCACGCGGCGCTGTCGATGGGTTCACGGCAACCCCGGTCGGTCAGCTGGGCGTGACGGCTTTTACGGAGGGCATCTACACGGAAGGAGGCCACATTAACCCGGCATTCAGCGAGGCTATGACGAACAGTGCTGGCCAGATGATGACGGAACTGGTCGGGGAGGAAACGATGGACAAGATGGAAAGGATGGAGCAGAAAATGGCACGCGCCGTGGATAAGATTACCGATGTGGAGGTTTCGGCCGGCGAGCTGGCGATGGTGGCTGGCGTGATGGACTACCTGCCCGAGGGCGAGGAAGAACCAGCGGTGCCCGAGGACGTACCGGATGCTGGGGAGACGCCGGACCTGTTTACCACGCCGCTGGAAGAGCCGGTAGAGGCGGACGTGACCGTGCCGGACATGCAGGAGCTGAACGTGGGAGAGCTGGGACGGATGGGCGAACCGACGGAGGAATACATTCCACAGATGGAG GACGCTGGTGATGCCGATGcagatggttgttgttgctgctgctgctgcggcgagGACGGTGGCGATGATCTGTGCGGCTGTGACGATCTGTGCGACTGCGGCTGCGGCAGCTGCTGTGGTTGCGGCGGACTGCTGGGCTGCGGTGACTGTGGGGACTGTTTCGGCTGTGGCGATTGTATCGGGTGCGCCGACTGTGCCGACTGCTGTTCGTTCGACTGCTCCATAATGTGA
- the LOC3291371 gene encoding uncharacterized protein LOC3291371: MEPDRGVAVLSFKCPLCDMPIESQEKLKQHIKVTHSHYYYDTYLFPPEMLFPGASSSASANVEGVISNEPLSTQEVTIEQAEEECCTCCGYEETGGDCGFCDCEDDAQGECDDCLVM, from the exons ATGGAACCGGACCGTGGTGTGGCGGTGCTGAGCTTCAAGTGTCCGCTCTGTGATATGCCGATCGAGTCGCAGGAGAAGCTGAAGCAACACATCAAGGTCACGCACAGCCATTACTACTACGATACGTATCTGTTTCCGCCGGAGATGCTGTTCCCGGGCGCGTCGTCCAGCGCGTCGGCCAACGTGGAGGGTGTAATCAGCAACGAACCG CTCTCCACGCAGGAAGTGACAATCGAACAGGCGGAAGAGGAATGCTGCACCTGCTGCGGGTACGAGGAGACGGGCGGTGACTGCGGGTTTTGTGACTGCGAGGACGATGCACAGGGCGAATGTGACGACTGTCTGGTGATGTGA